One window of the Pyrus communis chromosome 17, drPyrComm1.1, whole genome shotgun sequence genome contains the following:
- the LOC137721729 gene encoding heavy metal-associated isoprenylated plant protein 36-like, producing the protein MAKAEAKREAKPEKPKEIEEVSVPTLKYKIWVLKVPIHCGGCKKKVAKILKKIDGVYKTEFDGSFGKENKVTVTGNVEPEILIRKLAKGGKHAELWLDQKANNSNSSNDKKKKKGKNKERQQGENAKGSQDGNHGGPGCGGSGDNERKPVKAEVVQVQDNGGKKKNEGGGGGAGGSKSGEGANAVKVIEGGGAQAKKGGGGGGKGKEVKVEGVKQGKAVNMSGQPDAADKCFGGDDDDDDSDCEVEKSGGGGGGRDGAGGSGTKKKKKGQKGNANAGDSDEDEQCGDAAPARTGLPPNHGNVPRGPPVPYMFNGFNEPRMPPYGTQGPNFAPAPAPAPANHMAPHQLLYEYQYPRQNSNGRPIQAMNFNTAYPASSYGASQYAAPPPHAHSYSYVSQSVAAETEPRSYHSDSYPQYNPSRPVYNPPQQSDSFELFSDENPNGCTIM; encoded by the exons ATGGCAAAAGCTGAAGCTAAGCGTGAAGCCAAGCCAGAAAAACcgaaagaaattgaagaagttTCCGTACCCACTCTCAAATACAAA ATTTGGGTTTTGAAAGTCCCTATACACTGTGGGGGCTGCAAGAAAAAGGTCGcaaaaatcttgaaaaaaataGATG GGGTTTACAAAACAGAGTTCGATGGGAGCTTCGGGAAGGAAAACAAAGTGACAGTGACTGGGAACGTGGAGCCGGAGATTTTGATCAGGAAGCTGGCCAAGGGAGGGAAACATGCAGAGCTGTGGCTTGATCAGAAGGCTAACAACAGCAATAGTTCAAacgacaagaagaaaaaaaaggggaagaacAAGGAGAGACAGCAAGGCGAAAACGCCAAAGGGTCCCAAGACGGTAACCATGGCGGACCTGGCTGCGGCGGCAGTGGTGATAATGAAAGGAAACCGGTTAAGGCTGAAGTTGTTCAAGTCCAGGATAATGGTggtaagaagaaaaatgagggtggtggtggtggcgctGGTGGGAGTAAGAGCGGTGAGGGGGCTAATGCTGTGAAAGTGATTGAGGGCGGTGGTGCACAGGCAAAAAAAGGCGGGGGTGGCGGTGGAAAAGGCAAAGAGGTGAAGGTTGAGGGGGTTAAGCAGGGGAAGGCTGTGAACATGTCAGGACAGCCGGATGCGGCGGATAAGTGTTTTGGTGGGGACGACGATGACGATGACAGTGACTGTGAGGTTGAGAAAAGTGGAGGCGGCGGTGGAGGTCGCGACGGTGCTGGCGGCAGTGGaaccaagaagaaaaagaaggggcaaaaggggaatgcaaaTGCTGGCGATTCGGATGAGGATGAGCAATGTGGTGATGCTGCTCCAGCACGCACTGGATTACCGCCTAATCATGGCAATGTGCCACGTGGTCCTCCTGTGCCTTACATGTTTAATGGGTTCAATGAGCCTCGCATGCCTCCATATGGTACTCAAGGCCCAAACTTTGCTCCGGCTCCGGCACCAGCTCCAGCCAATCACATGGCTCCACATCAGCTGTTGTATGAGTACCAGTACCCCAGGCAGAACAGCAATGGGCGTCCAATCCAAGCTATGAACTTCAATACGGCCTACCCCGCCAGTAGCTACGGTGCATCCCAGTATGCTGCACCACCACCTCACGCACATTCTTACTCTTATGTGTCTCAAAGTGTGGCAGCTGAGACCGAACCCCGGTCCTATCATTCGGACTCATATCCGCAGTACAACCCGTCTCGGCCGGTATATAATCCGCCGCAGCAGTCCGATTCCTTCGAGCTGTTCAGCGACGAGAATCCGAACGGGTGCACCATTATGTGA
- the LOC137723613 gene encoding uncharacterized protein, with amino-acid sequence MEFSVSGNALKTFARSITCLARIGNELAVQASPSQLALHSLNTSRSAYQSSTFKPDFFDVYTVTGNQVQCSVLLKAVCSVLRTPLASIDNLSVKLPDPDASKLQWTLQCFSGMKKTYWISCNVEPDIQHLSLDRRKFPSSLVVRPRDLNRLLANFQSSLQEITVIATELTSLPSDAASEIGGKAVELRSYIDPTKDSDSSLHTQLWIDPTEEFVQYTHTGDPIDVTFGVKELKAFLSFCEGCEIDIHLYFEKAGQPILMAPKFGLDDGSTSNFDATLVLATMLVSQLHETNPAEPPQAATEMHIRDEHGTGSEARRERCRPSGSEHPSDHTRIWSDLSGSGARSGNGAEGGQFQGERNLNANGQREVQRMSKLHISNPASAGGNEPVDPNVCHPEENDHMEEPRDRSQINSGGFSQHHPSNWVDADEDDSDEDEENDLCIQATPPYYEEQ; translated from the exons ATGGAGTTCAGTGTGAGCGGCAACGCTCTGAAGACCTTCGCCCGCTCCATCACGTGCCTCGCACGCATCGGTAACGAGCTCGCCGTCCAAGCTTCTCCTTCTCAG CTTGCCTTGCACTCTCTCAATACATCACGTTCTGCCTATCAATCGAGCACATTTAAGCCTGATTTCTTTGACGTCTATACTGTAACTGGTAATCAGGTGCAATGTAGTGTGCTTTTAAAG GCTGTTTGCTCTGTGCTTAGGACACCTTTAGCAAGTATAGATAATTTGAGCGTGAAATTGCCTGATCCCGATGCATCAAAACTGCAATGGACTTTACAGTGCTTCAGTG GTATGAAAAAAACCTATTGGATTAGTTGCAATGTTGAACCCGATATACAACATTTGTCTCTTGATAGGAGAAAATTCCCAAGCAGCTTAGTTGTGAGACCCCGAGATCTGAACAGATTGCTTGCTAATTTTCAGTCATCGCTTCAGGAGATTACAGTCATAGCAACAGAACTCACTTCCTTGCCTTCTGATGCAGCAAGTGAAATTGGAGGAAAAGCTGTTGAACTTAGAAGTTATATTGACCCAACCAAAG ACAGTGATTCGTCACTGCATACTCAACTATGGATAGATCCTACTGAAGAGTTTGTGCAGTATACCCACACTGGAGACCCCATAGATGTGACATTCGGTGTGAAGGAGTTGAAG GCGTTCCTTTCTTTCTGCGAGGGCTGTGAAATTGACATCCACTTATATTTTGAGAAAGCTGGACA GCCTATTCTAATGGCACCAAAGTTTGGTCTAGATGATGGGTCCACTTCAAATTTTGATGCTACACTTGTACTTGCAACCATGCTAGTGTCACAGCTGCATGAAACCAATCCAGCAGAACCTCCACAAGCAGCTACCGAAATGCACATTCGGGATGAGCATGGGACAGGGTCAGAAGCACGACGAGAAAGGTGTAGGCCAAGTGGCTCTGAGCATCCATCTGACCACACCAGAATTTGGTCTGATCTCTCAG GAAGTGGTGCAAGAAGTGGCAACGGCGCTGAAGGAGGACAGTTTCAAGGGGAAAGAAATTTGAATGCTAATGGACAGAGAGAAGTCCAAAGGATGAGTAAACTGCATATTTCGAATCCTGCATCTGCTGGGGGAAATGAGCCTGTGGATCCCAATGT CTGCCACCCTGAGGAAAATGATCATATGGAAGAACCTAGAG ATAGATCACAAATTAACAGCGGTGGGTTTTCACAACACCATCCTAGTAACTGGGTAGATGCAGATGAAGACGACAGTGATGAGGATGAAGAGAATGACCTTTGTATTCAGGCAACACCACCATACTATGAAGAACAGTAG